The window CGAGGTGTTGACCATCGCGGAGGCGACACCGGCGTCACGCGGCTCGACACCCTGGGTGGCCAGTGACATGGCGGGCATGAACGCCGTACCCATACCGAGGCCGAGCAGCACCATCGCCGGCAGGATCACACCGGCGTACGAGGTGCCGATCTCCAGCTGGGTCAGGAGCAGCATGCCGACCGCGGCGACCAGGAAGCCCGGAGCCATCAGCATGCGCGGGGGGACCCGCGTCATCAGCCGGGTGCCGATCTGCGTGGAGCCCACGATCATGCCGGCGATCATCGGCAGGAAGGCGAAGCCCGTCTTGACCGGCGAGAAGCCCTTCACGATCTGCAGGTAGTAGGTGAGGAAGAGGAACAGGCCGAACATCGCGATGATCGCGAGGCCGAGGGAGAGGTAGATGCCTCCGCGGTTGCGCTCGGTGATGACGCGCAGCGGCAGCAGCGGGGCCTTGACCTTGGACTCGGTGACGACGAACGCGGCGAGCAGCACGACCGAGGCGACGAACATGCCGATGGTCACGGAGTCGCTCCAGCCCTCGGACTCGGCACGCGTGAAGCCGTAGACCAGGGCGACCAGACCGAGGGTGGACAGGACGACACCCGGGATGTCGAGCGGCGAGCGGTTGCGGCCGCCCTGCGGCTCACGGATGACGAAGTACGCGCCGAGGGCCGCGACGATCGCGAACGGGATGTTCACGAAGAACGTCCAGCGCCAGTCCATGTACTCGGTGAGGACACCGCCGAGGATGAGGCCGACGGCGCCACCGCCACCGGCGATCGCACCGTAGATGCCGAACGCCTTGGCGCGCTCCTTGGCGTCGGTGAACATCACCGCGAGGAGGGAGAGCGCGGCAGGCGCCAGGAGGGCACCGAACGCGCCCTGCAGGGCACGGGAGCCGAGCAGCATCGCCTCGTTGGTGGCCGCGCCGCCGAGGGCGGAGGCGCCGGCGAAGCCGATCAGGCCGGTGACGAAGGTGCGCTTGCGGCCCCACAGGTCGGCTATGCGGCCGCCGAACAGGAGGAGTCCGCCGAAGGCGAGGGCGTAGGCCGTGATGACCCACTGCCGGTTGCCGTCGGAGATCCCCAGGTCCTGCTGGGCCGAGGGCAGTGCGATGTTCACGATGGTCGCGTCGAGCACGACCATCAGCTGGGCGAGCGCGATGAAGGTCAGCGCTTTCCAGCGGTTGGAGTCGGGAGCCGACGCCTTGGCGGCGGTGGCCTGGGCTGTTTCAGACATGGGAATACCCACTTCAGGACTTCGTAGCGAAAAAAGGTGACGGAAGGGGACGGCTCGTCGCCGGTGACGTCTTCGTCGACTTCGTTGTCGACGCCCTCCTCGACGTCCCTGTCGGTGACGACCGGTGGCTGTGGTGACGGTGGTGACGGTGGTGGCTGAGGTCTGAGTATTTAGTCGGCCCGGCGCTCTGCGGTCCGGTCGGGCTGGTCGGTCCGGTCGGGCTGGTGGGTCACGCTCGTCGCAGGTCCTCCATGGTCGCGGCCTCGCCGGGCAGCACGGAGCGGGCGGGTGCCCGCAGACCGTCCAGGAAGAGCTGCAGGTGACGGTGTACGAAGCGGTCCATGTTCGGGCACGCGGTGCCGGGCAGGGGCCGGGTGAGCTGGCTGACGGCGACCATGAGGTCCCCGACGGCGACGTCGGAGCGGAGCTGGCCGGCGTGCCGGGCACGCTCCATGAGTTCCTCGACCAGACTCTCGACCCGCTCGCGGGAGGCGACCAGGTCCGGGTGGTCCCTGTCGAAGGCCTCGGAGAGCATCGGGCACAGTGCGCCGATCCGCTCGTCGGCCGACGCGTGCACGAACCGCGAGAGCGCCTCGAAAGCGTCCCCGGTCTCCGCGAGCATCTGCTCCACCTGTTCGGAGACACGGTCCATGACCGAGCAGACGACCTCGCGCTGGAGGGATGCCCGGTCGGGGAAGTTGCGGTACAGCGTGGCGTTGCCGATGCCGGCCCGGCGGGCGATCTCGTCCAGCGGCACCTCGGCGCCGAACTCGACGAACATCTCTCGCCCGGCGGCGACGATCCGCTCCCGGTTGCGCAGAGCATCGGCCCGCGGGCGGGGCACCTTGCGCTGTGCGGCGGTTGCGGTCTCCACGGCGTACTCCTTCGAAGATCTCTCGGTGGTCCTGACGTCCACGCGATCCGGGGACCCTTTCCCCGTTTCGTTGCGGACACAGGGCTAAACGGGGAAACGGTCCCCGGTTATTTCCCGACCCGGGAAAGATTCCATGTGACCTGAGTCACATGCTTCGGGCAGGGTTCGGCCCGCCTCCACACGATCGGTCTCCTCCAGCGCGCGCCCGCGCATTCGGCGGCAGAGGGTGATCGAACAGGGTGCAGCCAGAACGGCCGGCTGCCTGGAGCGAAAGGCCCCTGCATGCAGCCGACCCGCTGTCGGATACGCCCGCGCCGCCGCGCCGCAGCCCTCGCATCGGTCACCCTCCTCACCCTGGCGGTCAGCACCTCCGCCGGGTCCGGACATCTGATGGCAGGCGCGCCGACGGCGGCGGGACCCGTCGCGCTGGCCCGGTCCTCCCCGCTCAGCCCCTGCATGATCAGTGGCCCGCTGGGTGTGCAGATGTCGGAGGGCATCCCCACCCCCGCGGGCTACGCGCGCTCCACCGGCACCGTCCGCGCCCTGAACCTGATGATCGACTTCTCCGACGCGCCCGGCCAGGGCAGCGCGCTCGACCGCTTCGGCGAGTTCTTCCCGCAGACCACCGACTGGTTCCGCACCAGTTCGTACGGCCGCCTCGACTACCGCCCGCAGGCCCCGATGGACCGCTGGCTGCGGATGCCCAAGTCCTTCAAGGCGTACGGGATAGAACGCGGCGCCCCCTTCGACCCCGGCTACCGCGAGCTGGTCCAGGACATCGTGGCCACCGCCGACCCGAAGGTGGACTTCCGGGAGTACGACCTGCTGAACGTCCTGATCACCCCGAACGCCGGCCCCTCCGCGCTCGACACGGTCCTGTCGGTGACCTTCGCAGGCAACACCGAGGCGCCGGTCGCGGACGGAGTGCCCGTCGCGAACGCGTCCTTCGTCTACAGCCGCCAGGACGACGGTTCCGGCTCGTACGCGGAGACCGGCTACCGCGTACTCCCCCACGAGAACGGCCACGTCTTCGGGCTGCCCGACCTCTACACCCAGGAAGGGGGCGGCTCGGTCGGGCACTGGGACATCATGAGCGAGGACTGGGGGGCCGACAACGACCTGCTGGGCTGGCACAAGTGGAAGCTCGGCTGGCTCGACGACTCGCAGGTCGGCTGCGCCTCGGCGCCCGGTACGACCGAGCACGTACTGACCCCGCTGGCCGAGCCCGGCACCGGCGGCAAACTGGTCTTCGTCCCGGTCGACTCGAAGACGGGGTACGCGGTGGAACTGCGCACCCAGGCCGGCAACGACGAGGCGGTCTGCAAGACGGGCGTGCTCATCTACAAGGTGGCCGCGGACGTCGACACCGGCCACGGCCCGGTCGCCGTGATCGACTCCACGAAGGACAGCGGCGGCTGCACCCGCAGCCCGAACGTCCACGCGGAACTCTCCGACGCCACCTTCTCCCCCGGCCAGTACTTCAAGGACCTGAGAACCGGCATCCGCATCACGATCGCGGGCACCGACGCCAAGGGAAACCACCAAGTGTACGTAACCCGCGGCCGCCCGGCAACATCATGAACCACAACCCCGGGACGCGCCCCGAACATGTGCAGGGGCGCGGGGAACTGCGCGACCAGCCACAGCGGACCCGCGGCTCGGATACGACCGTGTCCCTCTGAGGGGCGCGGGGAACGGCGCAATCCTTCAGTGGCCCGGCGCCGACACGGTCGCGGCCACGCCACAGGACCGCGACGTCACCCCGCGACCGCCCCGCCGCATTCATTACCGTGGTGCGGACACCGTAATGGGGAGCCATGCCACCGACCCACCGCACACCCGCCGAGCCCGACGCAGTCGTCCCCGCCCAGCCCGACGCAGTCGTCCCCGTCGAGGCCGTCATCCCGCTGATGCGCGGCATCACCGTGCTGAGCCGGCTCACCGAGGCGGGCGGAACCTCGAGCCTCAGCGGCCTGGAGCGGACCACGGGCCTCGCCAGATCCACGGTGGACCGCATCGCGGCGACGCTGGCCCGCATGGGATACCTGCGCCTCGACGGCCGGGACGCCGTACTCGCGCCGAGGCTGATGGAGCTGGGCAACGCCTACCTGGCCGCCCTGCGGCTGCCCCGTCTGCTGGACACGCGGGCCGACGCGCTCGCGGACGAGCTGGACGAGTCGGTGTCACTGGCCGTCGCGGACCGGGACGGCATCCGTTTCATCCACCAGGCCACCCGCCGCCGCGCGATGTCCCTGAGCTTCCGCATCGGCGACCTGCTCCCGGCCGAACGGACAGCGCCCGGCCCCCTGTTCGCCACCGAGTGGACTCCCGAGGACTGGGCGGGATGGCGGGACCGGCGGGCCGCCGACCCGCACGACCTGGGGTTCCCGACACTGCCCCCACGTGAACACCCCGTCGGGGACGAGGAGTTCGAGGAGCGCACACGGGAGGCGGATGCCCGGGGCTGGTCCCTCGACGACCAGTTGATCGAACCGGGCCTCGTCGCGGTCTCGGTGCCCGTACGGGACCGCGGTGGACGCGTCGCCTGCGTGGTGAGCGTGGTGAGCCACACCAGCCGGCACACCGCCGACTCCTTGCGGGACACCCTGCTGCCCCGGCTGCGGGCGACCGTACAGGCGATGGAACGGGATCTGCGCGAGGCCCCCGCCCAGCCGCCCGCCGCCCCCGCCGGGCTCGCCACCTGGACCGGGGCCTCGAAGCAGGAACTGGGCCGGGAGTTCGTCGAGTCGCTGGCCCGCGGACTGACCGTGATCACGGCGTTCGGCGAGGGCCGCGCCGCGCTCACGCTCACGGAGGTGGCGCAGGCGACGGGCCTCGCGCGGGCGACGGCCCGGCGAGCGCTGATCACTCTGGAACACCTGGGCCACGTCACGGCCCACGGGCGGACCTTCTCCCTGACACCCCGGGTCCTGTCCCTCGGCTTCCCGCCGCTGTCCCGTACGACGTTGCCGCAGCTCGCGGCCCCGCATCTGGCCGAACTCGCGGACCTGCTGCACGACTCGGCGTCCCTGGCGGTCCTGGCCGGCGACGAGATCCAGTACACGGCCCGCGTCGCCACCAGCCGCATCATGAGCGTCAACATCACGGTCGGCACACGGCTGCCCGCCTGCCCGACCTCCTTGGGCCGGGTGATGCTCGCGGACCTCACCCCGGCCGAGCGGGCCCCGTTCCTGACCGGCCTCCACCCGCTGACCCCGCACACGGTTACGGACCCGGCCGCCCTCGGGGCCACCCTGGACCACGTACGGGAAGCCGGATACGCCCTGGTGGACGGGGAGTTGGAGGAGGGTCTGCGATCCATCGCGGTCCCGGTGCGCGACCGTACGGGGAGGGTCGTGGCGGCCGTGAACGTGGCGATGCACAGCTCGCGCCGCACGGCCGAGCAGTGCGTCGGCGAAGTACTGCCGGAGCTGGCCGCGACGGCCGGGCGCATCGAGGCGGACCTGCGTGTGGCCGGGCGGTTCACCCGGGTTCCGGTCACCTGACCGTCGGCCGAACGGCCCTCCTCGCATCGGCTGCGCGACAGACGGGGGGGACGGGAGCCGGAATCGGAACCAGAACTGCCCCTCCCCTCCCTGTGAGGGTCAACGAACCAGGCAGGGCCGCTTCGCGTCGAACTGCCAGTCGGGGACGAGGTACCGCATCCCGGCGGCGTCGTCCCGGGCGCCCAACGCCTTCTCGCGGTAGAGGTCGTGGGCGGCGAGAAGCCGGTCCATGTCCAGCTCGACGCCCAGACCCGGCGCCTCGGGGACGGCGATCTCTCCGTCGACGATCCGCGGCGGCGCGACGGTGAGCCGCTCCAGCCCCTCCTGCCAGATCC of the Streptomyces aurantiacus genome contains:
- a CDS encoding TetR/AcrR family transcriptional regulator; amino-acid sequence: METATAAQRKVPRPRADALRNRERIVAAGREMFVEFGAEVPLDEIARRAGIGNATLYRNFPDRASLQREVVCSVMDRVSEQVEQMLAETGDAFEALSRFVHASADERIGALCPMLSEAFDRDHPDLVASRERVESLVEELMERARHAGQLRSDVAVGDLMVAVSQLTRPLPGTACPNMDRFVHRHLQLFLDGLRAPARSVLPGEAATMEDLRRA
- a CDS encoding IclR family transcriptional regulator domain-containing protein produces the protein MPPTHRTPAEPDAVVPAQPDAVVPVEAVIPLMRGITVLSRLTEAGGTSSLSGLERTTGLARSTVDRIAATLARMGYLRLDGRDAVLAPRLMELGNAYLAALRLPRLLDTRADALADELDESVSLAVADRDGIRFIHQATRRRAMSLSFRIGDLLPAERTAPGPLFATEWTPEDWAGWRDRRAADPHDLGFPTLPPREHPVGDEEFEERTREADARGWSLDDQLIEPGLVAVSVPVRDRGGRVACVVSVVSHTSRHTADSLRDTLLPRLRATVQAMERDLREAPAQPPAAPAGLATWTGASKQELGREFVESLARGLTVITAFGEGRAALTLTEVAQATGLARATARRALITLEHLGHVTAHGRTFSLTPRVLSLGFPPLSRTTLPQLAAPHLAELADLLHDSASLAVLAGDEIQYTARVATSRIMSVNITVGTRLPACPTSLGRVMLADLTPAERAPFLTGLHPLTPHTVTDPAALGATLDHVREAGYALVDGELEEGLRSIAVPVRDRTGRVVAAVNVAMHSSRRTAEQCVGEVLPELAATAGRIEADLRVAGRFTRVPVT
- a CDS encoding MFS transporter, which gives rise to MSETAQATAAKASAPDSNRWKALTFIALAQLMVVLDATIVNIALPSAQQDLGISDGNRQWVITAYALAFGGLLLFGGRIADLWGRKRTFVTGLIGFAGASALGGAATNEAMLLGSRALQGAFGALLAPAALSLLAVMFTDAKERAKAFGIYGAIAGGGGAVGLILGGVLTEYMDWRWTFFVNIPFAIVAALGAYFVIREPQGGRNRSPLDIPGVVLSTLGLVALVYGFTRAESEGWSDSVTIGMFVASVVLLAAFVVTESKVKAPLLPLRVITERNRGGIYLSLGLAIIAMFGLFLFLTYYLQIVKGFSPVKTGFAFLPMIAGMIVGSTQIGTRLMTRVPPRMLMAPGFLVAAVGMLLLTQLEIGTSYAGVILPAMVLLGLGMGTAFMPAMSLATQGVEPRDAGVASAMVNTSQQVGGAIGTALLNTIAASATTSYIKDHIGGATSQSQQQLVQLQGQVHGYANAIWFAVGILVVAAAIAATFVNAGRPDMSASADSLDGAEDDLRVPVVAH
- a CDS encoding M6 family metalloprotease domain-containing protein, with amino-acid sequence MQPTRCRIRPRRRAAALASVTLLTLAVSTSAGSGHLMAGAPTAAGPVALARSSPLSPCMISGPLGVQMSEGIPTPAGYARSTGTVRALNLMIDFSDAPGQGSALDRFGEFFPQTTDWFRTSSYGRLDYRPQAPMDRWLRMPKSFKAYGIERGAPFDPGYRELVQDIVATADPKVDFREYDLLNVLITPNAGPSALDTVLSVTFAGNTEAPVADGVPVANASFVYSRQDDGSGSYAETGYRVLPHENGHVFGLPDLYTQEGGGSVGHWDIMSEDWGADNDLLGWHKWKLGWLDDSQVGCASAPGTTEHVLTPLAEPGTGGKLVFVPVDSKTGYAVELRTQAGNDEAVCKTGVLIYKVAADVDTGHGPVAVIDSTKDSGGCTRSPNVHAELSDATFSPGQYFKDLRTGIRITIAGTDAKGNHQVYVTRGRPATS